The DNA region TTTCGTCGGACTCGATGAAGAGGTGCCAGGGCTTGGTCTGGTAGCGTGGCGGGACGAGTGGGTTGGGACAGATCGCGTACGGCGCCGCGAGCGGGGCGTTTTTGAGGAGATTGATCTGAAAGGTGACGCTCATGGGCGCTTCCATGCCGTTGATACAGACCTCGCCGTCGCCCTGGGCGGCATGACAATCGCCGGCGAGCAGGTTCGCGCCGGGAGTGAAGACGGGAAGATAGAGCGTGGTGCCGGCGGTGAGGTGGCGGACGTCCATGTTGCCGCCGAAGGGGCCTGGGGCGCGGGTGCGGAACTCGCCGGGTTCGGCGCGTTGGACGCCGATGATTCCGGCGAACGGATGAAGATCGAGGGTGACGCCGGGTATGGAGCGCGTCTGGTGGCGTTCGAGTTCCCAGATGAAGAGGTGATGCTCGGGGAAGTCGTCGGATAATAAACCGAGTCCAGGGATGAGGCTGGTCCAAGCCCAGCCACGGTGTTCGTAGGACTCGATGATAATTTCTAGGCGGTCACCGGGCTCTGCTCCGGCGATGGCAACGGGGCCGGTGAGTGCGTGGACTTTGAGCGGATCGAAGTGGGCTTTGAAGTCGGTGGCGTTCCAGGTGGGCTTCACTTGATAGCCGCTGGAGTCGGCCATGTGCAGGGTGATGCGCTCGCCGGAGTTGATTGTGATGCGCGGGGGCGTGGAGTTGTCCCAGCGGTGAATCAAGACGGAGTCGTCCAGCGTGTGGTGCATGTGGAGTGTGGTGAAACCAATTAGAATGTGATCGTCAGCGTGAAGCGTGCCGCTGGGGCGGTTGAAGGACTCTAAGAAGTGATCGGCAAAGGGATTCCTTCAGGCTAATCCCGGAGGCTCTTCGTCTTTTCGGTGTAGGCGGGATTTGCAGCTGACTTAGGTTTACATGAGCAGCTACAGTCGAAGCGACCCGGTCAGTAGCGGCGGAGAGTTGGGTCGATCTGGAGCGACCAGGCATCGATGCCGCCGGCGACGTTGGTGACGGCGGTGAGGCCGCGGCTGCGGAGGAATTCGGTGACGCGCATGCTGCGACCGCCGTGGTGGCAGTGGATGAGCAGGTGTTTGTCCGCAGGGAGATCGCCGAGGTGTTCGGGAATCTGGCGCATCGGGATGTGTTGCGCACTGGGGATACGGCAGATTTCGACTTCGTGGGCTTCGCGGACGTCGATGAGGACGGTGCCGTTGGGATTGGTTTCGAGGAGGCGTTTGGTTTCCTCGACGGAGATTTCGAGCGGGTGGGTTTCGTTGCTCATGGATGAAGGGGATGACGTGGAGGCCGCGGGTGTTTCGCAGGTGGTCTGGTAGTTTTCGGAGTGAAGCGCAGTGATCTTCGGGGAGCGTCCGCAGAGGGGGCAATCGGGATCGCGGGGGAGGGTGATGGTGTTGAACTGCTGGCGGAGCGCGTCGTAGGTCAACATGCGGCCGATAAGTGGCTCGCCGAAACCGGCGATAAGCTTGATTGTCTCCAAAGCCTGGAGACTGCCGATGACGCCGCAGAGCGCGCCGACGACGCCGGCTTCGCCGCAGTTGGGAACCGACCCGGCGGGCGGAGGCTCCGGGAAGAGGCAGCGGTAGCAGGGGCCGCCGCGCGCGGGATCGAAGACGGCGACCTGGCCCTCGAACTTGAAAATGCTGCCGTACACGAGCGGCTTTTTGGCGAGGAAGGCGGCGTCATTGTTGAGGTAGCGGGTGGCGAAGTTGTCAC from Nibricoccus aquaticus includes:
- a CDS encoding acetamidase/formamidase family protein is translated as MHHTLDDSVLIHRWDNSTPPRITINSGERITLHMADSSGYQVKPTWNATDFKAHFDPLKVHALTGPVAIAGAEPGDRLEIIIESYEHRGWAWTSLIPGLGLLSDDFPEHHLFIWELERHQTRSIPGVTLDLHPFAGIIGVQRAEPGEFRTRAPGPFGGNMDVRHLTAGTTLYLPVFTPGANLLAGDCHAAQGDGEVCINGMEAPMSVTFQINLLKNAPLAAPYAICPNPLVPPRYQTKPWHLFIESDENPREACKRVVRRAIEYLVARLGLTPELAYTLCSVVLDLRISQLVNVPTTTVTGYLPEAIFDK
- the moeB gene encoding molybdopterin-synthase adenylyltransferase MoeB, with amino-acid sequence MSAPLPTLSPAELARYSRHILLDEIGVEGQRKLAAAKVLIVGAGGLGSPAALYLAAAGVGTIGIADFDRVQEHNLQRQLLHGTSSIGKLKTDSAADRLADINPFVRVVPLLDGVTVKNAMPLFSGYDVIVDGSDNFATRYLNNDAAFLAKKPLVYGSIFKFEGQVAVFDPARGGPCYRCLFPEPPPAGSVPNCGEAGVVGALCGVIGSLQALETIKLIAGFGEPLIGRMLTYDALRQQFNTITLPRDPDCPLCGRSPKITALHSENYQTTCETPAASTSSPSSMSNETHPLEISVEETKRLLETNPNGTVLIDVREAHEVEICRIPSAQHIPMRQIPEHLGDLPADKHLLIHCHHGGRSMRVTEFLRSRGLTAVTNVAGGIDAWSLQIDPTLRRY